The sequence below is a genomic window from Thalassomonas haliotis.
GCATTATGGTGAGCTGGTTTGACTTTACCATGCCAAAATACTTCCTGCAGTTAAACGCCACTGGCTTAAATGATTCCCGCTGGGACTTTAATCAATGGACTCCGGATGTGGCCGTTATAAACCTGTTTCAAAATGACCTCGCCCTGGCCGACATCCGGTTAACCCCGGTTCCCGATGATGAAGCACGCATACAAGCCTATTACCAGTTCCTTAAAACTGTCCGGGGTAAATATCCCGAGACCTTGATTATCGCCACCCTTGGCAGTATGACTGCGGTAAAACCGGGATCGAAATGGCCGGGTTATATTGAGCAGGCAATCGCCCGGATAAAAGCAGAAACCGGCGATAAACGGCTAATGGCGATGATGTTTCCCTATACGGGTTATGACAAACATCCCAGGGTAAAACATCACAGAGAAAATGCCGCGCTGCTGACAAAATTTATCAGGCAACAAATGCGCTGGTAAACATCAATATCAGATAATGACAATCAACCCGTTACATTGATGCCGCTAATTTGATCATCTAATTTAGTTGATCAAGTTAGCATATTTAGTCACACTACCAAGCAGTTTAAAGTGGCATGTATTTCGTCATTATAATATCAACTCAAAACGCTTTATAGCTCGTATGGATAAGTTGATAAATGGAATTAAAAATAAGGCATCGATGGATTGTTAATGAAATGGACGTTTAAAAAAAAGCTCGCTTTTATTGCTCAACTTATACCGGTGGTATTACTTCTGGTTTTAGATCCTTTTGGGTTAACCTCTGCATTTGATAACGCCACTTCTGATGCACTAAACCGTATTAATAGCGTTGACTATTCCAGTGCCGGGCAAGATGAAATTACAGTCATATTGATCGATGAACAATACCTGTCCTCCAACAACACTAGCTGGCCAATTAGTTATCGGGAACAGGCAAAAATTTATCGTAAAATATTGCACTATAAACCCAAGGCATTATTTTTAAACATTGCTTTTAGTCACGATCGCTCTACTGTTGATGACCCCATCAGTAAAGTTTTTAATACCTTTAAGCGCTATAAAAAAAGCCATAACACGCCTATTTACTTAGCTGAAGTAGAATCTAAGTACAAAAATGCTCCCTTTGAATATCTTTCCGCAGTAGAGCAAAGTGTTATTAACTGGCAGGGGTTTGCATCAAAATACCCCTTACAACTCAATAATAATGATACTGCTGCCCTATCTCTATACCGGGAATATTGTAAAAAAGAAACGAGTTGTGAGCTATTCGAGAATGGCGACAATGCTCTTTTCGCGCCTTTAACAGTGCAGTGGGGCAGTCAAATTTCGGATAGTCAATCAAAGGAATATGACAATAGCCATTGCTACAAAAATAATTCAAACTTTTCTTATTTGACTGACCTGATAAAAGGGGATTTATTGTGGCGCTTTCAAGAGCGGCTTTTTCAAAAATGTCCGTACACGAATACAATCATGGCATCGAGTTTAATTGGCAACGACAAGGAAGCTAACAGGTTTTTTAAAGACTTAATTAAAGACAAATTAGTACTGATTGGCACTATGATAGATAGTGCACCAGACTTAATTAATTCCCCGGTTCACGGACAAGTTGCTGGAGTCTATTTCCATGCGATGGCATTAGATAACCTGATCACTTACGGAGAAAAATACAAGAGACAACCACCCGATATTATTGCAAAAAACATAGGCGTCATTGATGCGATAGAAATGTTATTTGTCATTTGGGTCTTCGCCTTAAGGTATATTTTAGCGCATGGGGCCCACCCTACACATACACCTAAAAACACTGTTCAAAATAAAACAGCTGCCTACCTGTGGTTGTCTACATTTCTTATGCTCGCAATGATGAGTTACCTATCAAGTAATGTACTTCATTACCAAATGATTAATTGGGTAGGCCTGACGGCGCTGGCCTTCAGTGTCATGATCTATGGGATCAACTTCAACAAATTCTTTGAGTGGTTCAAAGGCATAATAGGGAACTTAAAAATCCTCATCATGGCACTCAACAATAAATTAAATAATCTCGAAATATTAAAAAATAACAATAAAGATCTCAGTTAAACCATATAGTAAGGATAATTAGAATGAAAAAATGGACATTGCCTCTGCTTACGATATTACTTAATACCCACGCTTTTGCAGAAAAAAAAGCGATAGAAATTGAGAATTATCAAATCAACCCTATAGATATTTTCGATGCTGACGGAAATCCTCTGAAAGAAGTTAATACTAAGACATTACCAAAACCTAATGTAACGGTATTAGCCTCAAACGATGAGCTTGGTATTGTTAAAATACTAGATTTACAAGGAAAAGAAATCTGGCTTGATACTCTTGATTTAAAAATGAATATAGGAAAAACAGTCTCCCTTCCTTGTGTAAAACTAGCCATGAATTTACCTGAAGATAATACCAGAACAGGCACTTCAGGTTTTGGTTCCGCCTGTAAAAAAGGGAGCTGAAACAAGGATGAATTCACTAAAACTCTCTTCTTTATCTCTGTTGCTACTATTAACAGGGTGTAAAACAGTCGATGGCATAACCAGCGCCGCCTCTAATTTAATTGGTAATAATCTTTATGAAAATATAGAGGGTAAATATATTGATGATGAAGCTATTGAAGAATTTAAAATTAGAAAAGATGAACTAACCGGGCAAGGAGGACTCATTAGTTACTCCGGTATCCAGATACCGTTAGACCAGATAAGACAAACAAGTTTAATTCATTCACCTGAATTAACTACCTATCTACAAAATATAACCGATCACATTATCAAGCAGTGGCCAGGAACGCCAATCAAATCAAAAGTTGTTATTGTTAATAGCTATACTTTTGGGCCTTATGTCGATCAATTTGGTGTTATTCACGTGCCCTTGGGCATGTTAGAAAATGTTGAAAGCGAAGATGAAATTGCCAGTTTATTAAGCCATGAAGTGGGTCACATTTTATTACGGCACCATGAAAGATCTGAAGTTGTTAAATCCCAACAGGAATATGTGAAGAATATAGCATCAACAGTCGTTGTCGTTAATACTGCAAAAAACACTAAGCTTAATAAAGTTGGTGAAAATTACAAACTCATATACACACCAACAGAACAATCTAAAAATAATACCTCTAAAGCAGCTATCTACTCCTATTTGATTAATAGCCTTTCGGATAATGTTTGGAGCACCGCATGGGCTAGAAATCAAGAAGATGAGGCCGATTTATTAGGGCTTGATCTATTGGTTCAT
It includes:
- a CDS encoding CHASE2 domain-containing protein, whose translation is MKWTFKKKLAFIAQLIPVVLLLVLDPFGLTSAFDNATSDALNRINSVDYSSAGQDEITVILIDEQYLSSNNTSWPISYREQAKIYRKILHYKPKALFLNIAFSHDRSTVDDPISKVFNTFKRYKKSHNTPIYLAEVESKYKNAPFEYLSAVEQSVINWQGFASKYPLQLNNNDTAALSLYREYCKKETSCELFENGDNALFAPLTVQWGSQISDSQSKEYDNSHCYKNNSNFSYLTDLIKGDLLWRFQERLFQKCPYTNTIMASSLIGNDKEANRFFKDLIKDKLVLIGTMIDSAPDLINSPVHGQVAGVYFHAMALDNLITYGEKYKRQPPDIIAKNIGVIDAIEMLFVIWVFALRYILAHGAHPTHTPKNTVQNKTAAYLWLSTFLMLAMMSYLSSNVLHYQMINWVGLTALAFSVMIYGINFNKFFEWFKGIIGNLKILIMALNNKLNNLEILKNNNKDLS